The following are from one region of the Nostoc cf. commune SO-36 genome:
- a CDS encoding ISAzo13-like element transposase-related protein, with protein sequence MGVVVTILAIICKSQDLQALVNELGIEIRIAHYPPYTSKYNPIEHRLFPHVTRACQGVIFESVEIVEELIAKTKTKSGLQVFTTILDGVYKTGRKVTEEFKQMMEIVFDDYLPQWNYTAVPQIR encoded by the coding sequence ATGGGGGTGGTAGTAACAATTCTCGCCATTATCTGTAAAAGCCAAGATTTACAAGCCTTGGTGAATGAGTTAGGGATTGAAATTCGCATTGCTCATTATCCCCCATACACCTCAAAATACAACCCTATTGAACATCGCTTGTTTCCTCATGTGACTCGTGCTTGTCAGGGGGTCATTTTTGAGAGTGTTGAGATAGTCGAGGAGTTAATTGCAAAAACTAAGACGAAATCAGGGCTTCAGGTATTTACAACGATCTTAGATGGCGTATACAAGACCGGTCGCAAAGTCACAGAGGAGTTTAAGCAGATGATGGAGATTGTATTTGACGATTATTTGCCGCAATGGAATTATACAGCCGTACCGCAGATCCGATAA
- a CDS encoding BrnT family toxin, with protein MEFEFDDVKSQSNLAKHGINFLDAQELWADPDRVEIPARIEYEPRFLVIGTIAQQC; from the coding sequence GTGGAATTTGAGTTTGACGACGTTAAAAGCCAATCCAACTTAGCAAAGCACGGAATTAACTTTCTAGATGCACAAGAACTATGGGCTGATCCTGATCGAGTTGAAATCCCTGCTCGGATAGAATACGAACCAAGATTTCTGGTCATCGGTACAATCGCTCAACAATGCTAG
- a CDS encoding ParE family toxin-like protein: MKETAKKNYELWKQNPFHPSLEFKEVKPKENIWSVRIGIGWRALGVMKADEQKIVWFWVGSHAEYDLLLSKK, from the coding sequence ATAAAGGAAACTGCCAAAAAGAACTACGAACTCTGGAAACAAAATCCATTCCATCCCAGTTTAGAATTTAAAGAAGTTAAGCCGAAAGAGAATATTTGGTCAGTCAGAATTGGAATCGGATGGCGAGCGTTGGGAGTGATGAAAGCTGACGAACAGAAAATAGTGTGGTTCTGGGTCGGATCGCACGCTGAGTATGACTTGCTTCTCAGTAAAAAATAA
- the brnA gene encoding type II toxin-antitoxin system BrnA family antitoxin — translation MKTTEFDAKFDQGEDITEFLDLSQAKRPGLEQKRVNVDFPAWMIEALDYEAKRLGVTRQSIIKVWLAERLAQLSR, via the coding sequence ATGAAAACAACAGAATTTGATGCGAAATTTGATCAGGGGGAAGACATCACCGAATTTTTAGACCTCTCCCAAGCCAAGCGTCCAGGACTAGAGCAAAAACGAGTCAACGTTGATTTCCCAGCCTGGATGATTGAAGCATTAGATTATGAAGCAAAGCGATTGGGTGTCACCCGTCAGTCAATTATTAAGGTATGGCTTGCAGAACGACTTGCACAGCTATCTCGCTGA
- a CDS encoding eCIS core domain-containing protein — MREYVSRKKQATTGFSIPSLKHPTPGFSLESSAISRQAVPEIQPLPKPITHDISRIPLRSQAKLSISQPGDIYEQEADSVAQQVMQRMAQPVNRQSIQREALPEDEEELQMKSLDISTFQREALPEEEEELQMKSLDSSTLQREALPEDEEELQMKSLDSSTLQREALPEDEEELQMKPMVQRQAEAGMAAAPDLEASINQARGGGVAIADNIREPMEQAFGADFSGVKVHTDGQSDQLNRSIQARAFTTGQDVFFRQGEYNPGSRGGQELLAHELTHVVQQNGGAVMRSPRSPQLCNDSQNKIGNMSIQRLIDPYETQTQFVKRFGDVKNKKGVNEALKRLFEVAKLSPHKYSGNDLAEELHKKGQLTNKNINGLVDDLNKIKSTDMDEDLSGERGHSMARHLTISDKDMENRLRGNNAIPVATRFSTEQNAGRMVMKYYRILSSKVPPLVKQLVRKTCLEVLDIIASDEYRTLPNNNAKRDHLRDVVGLQTTIEEEAFDIQFTWGYAIQPAGVRIRCEYEIRSIEEFVKEQWRLDAESEEVKKNPLDEIATMYSGSNTPVIEVLNTDNEGTLVAKIAASPIDKIGVTLF, encoded by the coding sequence ATGAGAGAATACGTCAGCCGCAAGAAACAAGCTACTACAGGCTTCTCAATCCCATCCTTGAAACACCCGACACCCGGCTTTAGTTTAGAGTCGTCGGCAATTTCACGCCAAGCAGTTCCTGAAATACAACCACTCCCTAAACCGATTACTCACGATATCAGTCGCATACCACTGCGTTCTCAAGCAAAGCTCTCAATTAGCCAGCCTGGAGACATTTACGAACAGGAAGCTGATAGCGTCGCACAACAAGTAATGCAAAGAATGGCACAACCTGTAAATCGCCAATCTATCCAACGAGAAGCATTGCCAGAGGATGAGGAAGAATTGCAGATGAAATCTCTGGACATTAGCACATTCCAACGAGAAGCATTGCCAGAGGAAGAAGAAGAATTACAGATGAAATCTCTGGACAGTAGCACGCTGCAACGAGAAGCATTGCCAGAGGATGAGGAAGAATTGCAAATGAAATCTCTGGACAGTAGCACGCTGCAACGAGAAGCATTGCCAGAGGATGAGGAAGAATTGCAGATGAAGCCGATGGTGCAGCGTCAGGCTGAGGCTGGGATGGCTGCTGCGCCAGACTTAGAAGCGTCCATTAACCAAGCACGGGGGGGTGGAGTGGCGATCGCAGACAACATCCGCGAACCGATGGAACAGGCATTTGGCGCTGATTTTAGTGGGGTAAAGGTTCACACAGATGGTCAATCAGACCAGTTGAATCGGTCAATTCAGGCGCGTGCTTTCACAACGGGACAGGATGTGTTCTTTCGGCAAGGGGAATATAATCCTGGGAGTCGGGGTGGACAAGAGTTGTTGGCGCATGAGTTAACCCATGTTGTGCAACAGAATGGAGGGGCAGTGATGCGATCGCCTCGATCACCGCAGCTATGTAATGATAGCCAAAATAAAATAGGCAACATGAGCATCCAACGACTTATCGATCCTTATGAAACACAAACGCAATTTGTAAAGCGTTTTGGCGATGTTAAGAATAAGAAAGGCGTGAATGAGGCGCTTAAGAGATTATTTGAAGTTGCCAAATTATCACCACACAAATACTCAGGTAACGATTTGGCAGAAGAATTGCATAAAAAAGGGCAATTAACAAACAAGAATATAAATGGACTAGTCGATGACCTGAATAAAATTAAGTCAACAGACATGGATGAAGACTTATCAGGCGAACGAGGACATTCAATGGCACGGCACCTGACAATATCAGATAAAGATATGGAAAATAGATTGCGAGGAAATAATGCAATCCCAGTGGCTACGAGGTTTTCCACAGAGCAAAATGCAGGCCGTATGGTTATGAAATATTATCGAATACTCAGTTCCAAGGTGCCACCGTTGGTGAAACAGCTAGTCAGGAAGACATGCTTAGAAGTATTGGATATCATAGCTTCGGATGAATACAGGACACTGCCAAACAATAATGCGAAAAGAGACCATTTGCGTGACGTAGTAGGGTTACAGACGACTATAGAAGAGGAGGCGTTTGATATCCAGTTCACCTGGGGATATGCCATACAGCCAGCCGGCGTAAGGATCAGGTGTGAATATGAAATACGGTCGATAGAAGAGTTTGTGAAAGAGCAATGGCGGTTGGATGCTGAAAGCGAGGAAGTAAAAAAGAATCCTTTAGACGAAATAGCAACCATGTATTCTGGCAGCAATACGCCAGTCATCGAAGTTCTGAATACGGATAATGAAGGCACACTTGTAGCAAAGATAGCTGCATCACCCATAGACAAAATCGGAGTCACTCTTTTTTAG
- a CDS encoding phosphotransferase family protein — protein MNYRNLYGQRVFGDDSPDGISVPEPVGVIPKWQMWLQRKVEGIIATQFLSQTDSILPAKLIAEAAHKLHQANIPPRRSHTMSDELRILHERIPLVTQQYLQWQERLERILEASNHLGENTPEAKTCGIHRDFYPDQVIIDNSRLYLIDLDLYCEGNPALDIGNFIGHIQEYSLRTFGNSQVLQDYENVLTERFIQLTSDEFLTAIQSYTTLTLVRHIHISTQFVERRPFTEALLNLCEQRLGIIHNL, from the coding sequence ATGAATTACAGAAATCTCTATGGTCAGCGGGTATTTGGTGATGATAGTCCTGATGGAATTTCTGTACCTGAACCTGTCGGGGTAATTCCTAAATGGCAAATGTGGTTACAGCGTAAAGTTGAAGGGATTATTGCTACTCAATTTTTATCACAAACTGACAGTATTTTACCCGCAAAACTAATTGCTGAAGCTGCCCATAAATTGCACCAAGCTAATATTCCTCCTCGTCGTTCTCATACTATGTCAGATGAATTGCGAATTTTGCATGAGCGGATTCCATTAGTTACGCAACAATATCTACAATGGCAAGAACGTTTAGAGAGAATATTAGAAGCAAGTAATCATTTAGGAGAAAACACTCCAGAAGCAAAAACCTGTGGTATTCACCGTGATTTTTATCCTGATCAAGTGATTATTGATAATTCTCGTTTGTATCTCATCGACCTAGATTTATATTGTGAAGGTAATCCGGCGCTTGATATCGGTAACTTCATTGGTCATATTCAAGAATACAGTCTTCGTACTTTTGGCAATTCTCAAGTATTACAAGACTATGAAAATGTTTTAACTGAAAGATTTATTCAGCTTACAAGCGATGAATTCCTCACAGCAATTCAATCCTATACCACTCTAACTTTAGTTCGACATATTCATATCAGCACCCAATTTGTAGAACGTCGTCCTTTTACAGAAGCACTATTAAATCTGTGTGAACAGCGACTTGGGATAATTCATAATTTGTAA